TGTACCACCGGGGGCGTAATGTCCGGGTACTGGTCGATGGGCAGGTTGAGGATACAGATCGATCCTGTCAGCACCAGCACAATAGAGATCACGATTGCCGTGACCGGCCGCTTGATAAACGTATTGGCAATCATAAGTTATCTCCCCTTACCGCCCGTTGCTGCGGGCGCTGCTTTGTTCGCCGTCGTGATGGGTGACCCGTCGTGGATAGACTGGACCCCGTCAACAACGATCTTGTCGCCTTCCTGTATACCTGATTCGACGATGACGTTCGGGCCGATGGTTTGGCCGAGGGTCACCTTGACCTGGATGGAGCGGAGACGCGCGTGCGCTGTGTCGCTGCCGCCGGCCTGCGCCTTATACACCGTGTCCTTCGCCACATACAGGAAGTACTCGCCCATTTGCTCCACCACCGCCTTCGCCGGCACCACCAGCTTCGGCGTCAGTTCCTGGTTGTGCACCCGTATCACGCAGCTCATCCCCGCCCGCAGCGCAAACTTCGGGTTCGGGAATTCCACGCGGATCCGGATCGTCCCCGTTTGCGGGTCCACCGCCCGGTCGATGACCGAGATCCGCCCCACGTGCGGGTATACCGTGTGGTCCGGCAATATGATCGTAAACAGCGAATCGATGTCTTGCTGTTTGTGTTCCTTCAGGTCCTCGAAGTGCCCCAACTGGGCTTCGTTGATCAGGAAGTCCACCCCCATCGGGTCGTCCGTGGACACCGTATTGAGGATCGTCGTCCCCACCGTCACCGTATTCCCCAGCTTGACCTGGCTAAACCCGATCGTCCCGTCAAACGGCGCCCGGATGATCGAATACGTCAGATTGGTTTCGGCCGTTTTCACCGCCTGTTCCGCCGCCGCCGTCTGGTTCTTGGCATTCTGCAGCGCGATCACCGCATGGTCCAGGGTCTGCTTCGCCACCGCGTTATAGGTGTTCAGGTACTGGTACCGGTCCGCGTCCTGCTGCGCCTGCACCTGGTTGCCCTGGGCCACCTTCAGGTTCGCCTGCGCCTGGTCCACCGCCGCCGTATACAGACGTTCGTCAATCTCATACAGCTTTTGACCCTTCGCCACGTGCTGGCCTTCCGTAAAGAAGATCCCCGTGACATACCCCTGCACCTGGCCCCTCAGGTCCACAGCGCTCAATGCCGCCATCGTGGCGGGTATCTTGTCGTAATACAAAACGCCCTGCGGTTTTACCGTGATCAGGTTCACCGGGACGCTATTGTCCCCCGCGGGCTTTGTTTGACTGTTGCAGCTAAGAAGGGCCAGGCTGGTCAGCAAGGCTCCGCTCAATACCACTTTTTGCATAGTAATGTTTTAATGTATATAGCCCATGGCCTTTTGCAAATCGATCTTACTCGACAGCAATTGGAACAACGCATTCAGGTATCCGATTTCCGACGAGATCAGGTTCGACTCCGCCGTGATCACGTTCAGGTACGCCACCACCCCCTGGTTATACTGCAGGCTCACGATCTTATACGTCCGGCGCGCCAGGTCCGTATTCTCCTGCATCATCTCCAGGTTATAATAGTTCCCCTTGTAATTCGCCAGCGCCGCCGTATACTCCGAATAAATCTCCGACACCAGCCGCACCTGTTCAAAGTCCAGTTCCTGTTCCTGCAAATGCGCCCGGTGCAGGCTTTGGGCCCGCGCAAAACCCGTAAAGATCGGGATGCTCAGCGACAACCCGATATACGAGTTCGGGTAAGACTGCGCAAAAAAGTTCGACGTCGTATTGCTCTCGAATTCGTAATTGTAATCGTAAAACGCACTCAGCGTCGGCAACCACGCCGTCCGGTAATACCGCGTCAGTTGCTGCTGGATATTCTTCGCCGTCATCAACTGCTGGAACTCGATGCGTTTGTCATACTGCAACGCCTGCGTCGTGTCAAACGCCACGTCCCGCATCATTTGCGCCGTGTCAAACCGCACGTTAAACTGCGAATCCGGCGGAAAACCCATCACCTGTTTCAGCGCCGCGTACTGTGGCAACACATTCTCCGTCGACTGTTTCAACTGCGCCTTTGAATTGTTCAGCTCGATTTTTGCCTCGTCATAATCCGTTTCGTCCACGATCCCGCCGATATACTGATGGTACGTATCGCTCAAATTCTTGTCCAGCCGAGCCGTATCTTCTTTTAAGACATCGATCTGTTCCAGCGTCAGCAACAGGTTGTAAAAACCTTTGCTCACACTCGTCACCACCCCGATCTGCGTACTGTCCGTCACCTGCAACGCCGCCTTATTATATAAAGGAGCAATCTTCGCCGCCGACAACAACGTCGGGCTAAAGATCGCCTGCGTCACCGACAGGGTAGGGATAAACGTGTTCACCACACCCGTTTTTTCCTTCGTATATCCCCCCGCGCCGTTCGAGACAAACGTCGTCGGTTGCTGGATATAATGCTGAAGGTTCCCCGACGCATTCACCTGCGGCAGCCAGCCCGCCAGGCTGATCGCGTTCGTCGAATGCTGAACCGCCTGGCTCAGGATCGCTTCGTTCAGCGTCGGCTCATGCTTCAACGCATAAGCGATGCACTGATCCAGCGTAAAAACCGGGGTATCCGGGGGAGGGGTTTGTTGGGCAAAGCCTGCATAGCTTGCCGCGCTTGTAAAAATGAGGAGGATTAGGCGTTTGGTCACTCTGCGCTTTTATACTGTTAACAAACGCAAGAATGGGTAAAAAGCATACCACTGCCGGCGGTTAACCCGGCTTGTTACTTGCACCCAACTTGTGACGGTAAAATTAGGGGTTTTACCCCCAGACGCCCGAAAAAAATCTTTTTGGCGGCGGAAAATCGGGGCTAGCGGATGGAATCACTTGCCCCTTCGCAGGTGCGTCACCGTAAACGAGAACAACTGCGCCGGTATCGAGAAAATCGCTTTCAGCACATTTACCGGTATCGATAGGAAGCCCTCCACCTCGCTCGGCTTATCGATCGCATTTTCCACCAGGATGCCGCTCGTAAACTTCGGCGCGTACATATTTTTTACAAAAGGAAACCGCAGCACCGGCACCGTCATCCACCGGGTATGGTCCGGGACCAGGATCGCCACACTCAGGAGGTGTTTGCCGCTGCGCGGGGCATCGAGCTCCAGGACCTTTGGTTTGAGCGGGCGGGTGAGGAGGCCGCGGACGAGCGGGGGCGGGCCGTCCGCCGCCGCGCTGGCGCCGCTGCCCGTCGCCGCCCCACCGGCGGTGCCCTCCGGTAGCCGCCCCGTGAACGACGCATCCACCTGTATCGCCTTATCCGCCGGCCCCTCCGCGTGGATCGTCCAGGTGCGGCTAAAGTTGCCCGAACGAAGTTCGGACGGTAGTATAAGGAATGCGTTCTTGTGCTCCTGCGTCTCCACGAAAACCCCCGTATCCCGCGGGGCCGCAATCGGGCCTTGCGCAATAGGCGCGGCCGCTGCCAGCACGCCCTGGGGCGCGGTGTCCTGGCCGCCCAGCTCCGTCACGATCTGGCTGATCCGGTCCTCCGTCGTCGACGAGACACTTTCCAAAAGACCCGCCGGGTTGACCGACCACCGCATCACGTCATTTGAAAACGGAAACGGCCGGTAATGCAATACATAAAGGTATTCCTCATCCGGTTCCAGGTTTACGCAAGGATCCACCTCCACTTCCAGCAAAGACGCGTCCAGTACTTTGTTGTCCGCCGCCGACCGCGTCACCAGGATCTTTGCCGTGATCCGGAGCAAAAGACTTGCCGTCGGGAGGTAATAACAAAGATCCCCCGTAGCCGGGCCGTTCTCCCAACGTTTACTTACCCAAACCGTCCTGCGGGCCACCACCTGTCCTATACAATAGAACACGAATACCCCGCCGCCGACCCATCCCAGTACCGAGAATAGTTCTTGCATATCGCAAAAAATACACTTTTTTTTGCACAAATATTGGCCATGCCCCAGTCTGTCGCACAGAAGCTACGCATCACCGAAGGGATGACGCTGCGCACCCTACACGCCCCCGACGGCTTTGCGGACGCCCTCGCGCCCCTGCCCGCCGGCGTCAAGGTCTCCAACCACACCAAGGACTACGCACAGATCCACTGGTTCGTCCGCAACAAAGCGCAAATGGAAGCCGGACTCGACGAGGTGCTTGGACTCCTGAAAGACGACGTCCTCTGCTGGATCTATTACCCCAAAGGGTCCTCCGGCATCCAAACCGACCTCACCCGCGACAAAGGATGGGAAGGGCTCCTATCGCACAAAAACATACAGTGGATTACGCTGATTTCGTTTGACGATACCTGGTCGGCCTTCAGCATCCGTCTGCAATCTTCGCCGTCTAAACCTAAACCGTCCAAGCCGGCTGTCAATCCCGTCGACGAATACGCCGACCGCGCCGCCCGGACGACACGCCTCCCCGAAGACCTTGAAAAGGCCTTCCGGAAAGCCCCCGATGCCCGCGCCTATTTCGATTCCCTCGCCTTTTCCCACCGGCGCGAATACCTCGAATGGATCGTGACCGCCAAACGCCCCGAGACCCGCGCCGCGCG
This region of Dinghuibacter silviterrae genomic DNA includes:
- a CDS encoding efflux RND transporter periplasmic adaptor subunit; amino-acid sequence: MQKVVLSGALLTSLALLSCNSQTKPAGDNSVPVNLITVKPQGVLYYDKIPATMAALSAVDLRGQVQGYVTGIFFTEGQHVAKGQKLYEIDERLYTAAVDQAQANLKVAQGNQVQAQQDADRYQYLNTYNAVAKQTLDHAVIALQNAKNQTAAAEQAVKTAETNLTYSIIRAPFDGTIGFSQVKLGNTVTVGTTILNTVSTDDPMGVDFLINEAQLGHFEDLKEHKQQDIDSLFTIILPDHTVYPHVGRISVIDRAVDPQTGTIRIRVEFPNPKFALRAGMSCVIRVHNQELTPKLVVPAKAVVEQMGEYFLYVAKDTVYKAQAGGSDTAHARLRSIQVKVTLGQTIGPNVIVESGIQEGDKIVVDGVQSIHDGSPITTANKAAPAATGGKGR
- a CDS encoding TolC family protein, giving the protein MTKRLILLIFTSAASYAGFAQQTPPPDTPVFTLDQCIAYALKHEPTLNEAILSQAVQHSTNAISLAGWLPQVNASGNLQHYIQQPTTFVSNGAGGYTKEKTGVVNTFIPTLSVTQAIFSPTLLSAAKIAPLYNKAALQVTDSTQIGVVTSVSKGFYNLLLTLEQIDVLKEDTARLDKNLSDTYHQYIGGIVDETDYDEAKIELNNSKAQLKQSTENVLPQYAALKQVMGFPPDSQFNVRFDTAQMMRDVAFDTTQALQYDKRIEFQQLMTAKNIQQQLTRYYRTAWLPTLSAFYDYNYEFESNTTSNFFAQSYPNSYIGLSLSIPIFTGFARAQSLHRAHLQEQELDFEQVRLVSEIYSEYTAALANYKGNYYNLEMMQENTDLARRTYKIVSLQYNQGVVAYLNVITAESNLISSEIGYLNALFQLLSSKIDLQKAMGYIH
- a CDS encoding YdeI/OmpD-associated family protein, producing the protein MPQSVAQKLRITEGMTLRTLHAPDGFADALAPLPAGVKVSNHTKDYAQIHWFVRNKAQMEAGLDEVLGLLKDDVLCWIYYPKGSSGIQTDLTRDKGWEGLLSHKNIQWITLISFDDTWSAFSIRLQSSPSKPKPSKPAVNPVDEYADRAARTTRLPEDLEKAFRKAPDARAYFDSLAFSHRREYLEWIVTAKRPETRAARIAGTVERLGQGWKNPRNQ